A section of the Jaculus jaculus isolate mJacJac1 chromosome 6, mJacJac1.mat.Y.cur, whole genome shotgun sequence genome encodes:
- the Marchf9 gene encoding E3 ubiquitin-protein ligase MARCHF9, translated as MLKSRLRMFLNELKLLVLTGGGRPRAEPQPPGGGGSGCGWAPFSGCSARDGDGDEEEYYGSEPRARGLAGDKEPRAGPPPPPAPPPPPPGALDALSLSSSLDSGLRTPQCRICFQGPEQGELLSPCRCDGSVRCTHQPCLIRWISERGSWSCELCYFKYQVLAISTKNPLQWQAISLTVIEKVQIAAIVLGSLFLVASISWLIWSSLSPSAKWQRQDLLFQICYGMYGFMDVVCIGLIVHEGSSVYRIFKRWQAVNQQWKVLNYDKTKDIGGDAGGGAAGKPGPRTSRTGPPAGAPSRPPAAQRMRTLLPQRCGYTILHLLGQLRPPDARSSSHSGREVVMRVTTV; from the exons ATGCTCAAGTCTCGGCTCCGCATGTTCCTGAACGAGCTGAAGCTGCTGGTGCTGACGGGCGGGGGGCGGCCCCGGGCCGAGCCGCAGcccccggggggcggggggagcggCTGCGGCTGGGCGCCCTTCTCGGGCTGCTCCGCCCGGGACGGCGACGGCGACGAGGAGGAGTACTACGGGTCGGAGCCGCGGGCCCGGGGCCTGGCCGGCGACAAGGAGCCGCGGGCCGGacccccgccgccgcccgcgccgcccccgccgcccccgGGCGCGCTGGACGCCCTGTCCCTCAGCAGCAGCCTGGACAGCGGGCTCCGAACCCCCCAGTGCCGGATCTGCTTCCAGGGCCCGGAGCAG gGGGAGCTCTTGAGCCCTTGCCGCTGTGACGGCTCCGTGCGCTGCACACACCAGCCCTGCCTCATCCGTTGGATCAGTGAGAGGGGCTCCTGGAGCTGTGAACTCTGCTACTTCAAGTACCAGGTCCTGGCGATCAGCACCAAGAACCCACTGCAG TGGCAGGCCATCTCTCTGACGGTCATTGAAAAGGTCCAGATTGCCGCCATAGTTCTGGGCTCGCTGTTCCTGGTTGCCAGCATCTCGTGGCTCATCTGGTCCTCGCTCAGCCCTTCAGCCAAGTGGCAGCGGCAGGACCTACTCTTCCAGATCTGCTATGGCATGTACGGTTTCATGGATGTCGTTTGCATTG GCCTCATCGTCCATGAAGGCTCTTCTGTCTACCGCATCTTCAAGCGCTGGCAGGCTGTGAATCAACAGTGGAAGGTCCTGAATTATGATAAGACCAAGGACATAGGAGGAGATGCAGGAGGAGGGGCAGCAGGAAAGCCAGGCCCCAGGACCTCACGGACGGGCCCCCCAGCTGGGGCCCCCAGTCGGCCCCCAGCTGCCCAGCGCATGCGGACGCTCTTGCCTCAGCGCTGTGGTTACACAATCCTGCACCTCCTTGGACAGCTGCGGCCACCAGATGCCCGGTCCAGCTCCCATTCTGGCCGAGAGGTTGTCATGAGGGTCACCACAGTCTGA